The Elusimicrobiales bacterium nucleotide sequence CAAATGGCCCATGCCCTGCCGGAAGACGTAAAAACAAAGATGCTTTCCGTAATCCCGCTGGGACGGTTCGCCTCGCCGGAAGATGTTGCGGCGGCGGCGCTTTTTCTGGCGGGTGACGGCGCGGCCTATATAACAGGCCAGACGATTGCAGTAAACGGCGGGCTTTACTTATAAAACCAAACGGACGGGAGGGTGTCATGGCAGTGGCAAACATAGACGAAAGGGTTAAAAGCATAATCGTGGAGCAGCTCGGTGTGGACCCGGCGGAAGTAAAGCCGGAGGCGCAGTTCGTAAACGACCTCGGCGCGGATTCTCTGGACACGGTGGAGCTTATCATGGCGCTGGAGGAAGAGTTCGACATGGAAATCCCCGACGAAAAGGCCGAGAAGATAAAGACGGTGCGCGAAGCGCTGGATTACATCTCCGCCAACGCGAAAAAATAGGGCCGATGCTGGAGGAAAAGACCGGCTACGTCTTCAAGGACCCGCAGCTATTGCGCCTTGCGCTGACCCACCGCTCATACGCCGCGGAGCATCGCGGCTGCGGCTATAACGAGCGGCTGGAGTTTCTGGGCGACAGCATTCTGGGCATGATAACGGCCCATTACGTCTACCAGCGGCTGCGGGATTGCGACGAGGGGGGGCTTGCCAAGCTCAAAGCCCGGCTTGTTTCCGGCCCCGCGCTGGCG carries:
- the acpP gene encoding acyl carrier protein → MANIDERVKSIIVEQLGVDPAEVKPEAQFVNDLGADSLDTVELIMALEEEFDMEIPDEKAEKIKTVREALDYISANAKK